In Oryza brachyantha chromosome 2, ObraRS2, whole genome shotgun sequence, a single window of DNA contains:
- the LOC102708311 gene encoding obtusifoliol 14-alpha demethylase-like, producing MDGTGITNALFVVALVFIVTVAAAAKVARSRTDLPPKTAAPPPPPEAKGAPLVGVFPAVLSRGLQAVIREQHRELGSVFTLRSLGLAVTFLVGPESSGHFFHAPESEIAIDDVYKVTVPIFGRGVGYDVDLDTRNEQHRFFAKTLRPAKLRRHVHPMVHEVEDFFGKWGNSGVVDLKEEVDHLLMLIASRCLLGKEVRENMFDEVSSLLHELIGGLHLVSMFFPYLPTPAHRRRDRARARLEEIFSEIAGARRGSGRVEDDMLQELMDSRYGDGRATTGAEVTGMLVALLFAGQHTSSTVTVWTALRLLTHPTHLHTAMAEQEEWLVGKEEQIDYDVLQQMGFLHRCIKEAMRLHPVTQMILRRARRGFAVRAKEGGEYSVPAGRLLASPLVVNNLLPYVYKDPHVFDPDRFAAGRAEDKGGAGAGDLAYVAFGAGKHACMGEGYAYQQIKVILSHLLRKFELKLESPFPEPENMLSMRPRGEVMVSYRRSE from the exons ATGGATGGCACAGGGATCACCAATGCATTGTTCGTCGTAGCCCTAGTGTTCATCGTCacggtagccgccgccgccaaggtAGCGAGGTCAAGAACCGATCTCCCTCcgaagacggcggcgccgcctccgccgcctgaGGCCAAGGGCGCTCCTCTGGTCGGGGTCTTCCCGGCGGTGCTGAGCAGGGGCCTGCAGGCCGTGATCCGCGAGCAGCACAGGGAGCTGGGCAGCGTGTTCACGCTGAGGTCGCTCGGGCTGGCGGTGACGTTCCTCGTCGGCCCGGAGTCCTCTGGCCACTTCTTCCATGCGCCGGAGTCGGAGATCGCCATCGACGACGTCTACAAGGTCACCGTCCCCATATTTGGCCGCGGCGTCGGCTACGACGTGGACCTGGACACCCGGAACGAGCAGCACCGTTTCTTCGCCAAGACGCTGAGGCCAGCCAAACTGAGGAGGCATGTTCATCCCATGGTCCATGAGGTCGAG GATTTTTTCGGGAAATGGGGAAATTCTGGAGTGGTGGATCTGAAAGAAGAGGTCGATCATTTGCTGATGCTGATCGCAAGCCGGTGCCTGCTCGGGAAGGAGGTCCGGGAGAACATGTTCGACGAGGTGTCGTCCCTCCTCCACGAGCTCATCGGGGGCTTGCACCTGGTCAGCATGTTCTTCCCCTACCTGCCGACGCCggcgcaccgccgccgtgacAGGGCGCGCGCGAGGCTTGAGGAGATATTCTCCGAGATCGCCGGGGCACGCAGGGGCTCTGGCCGCGTCGAGGACGACATGCTGCAGGAGCTGATGGACTCGAGGTACGGGGACGGCCGTGCCACGACGGGCGCGGAGGTCACCGGAATGCTCGTGGCGCTGCTCTTCGCCGGCCAGCACACGAGCTCCACCGTAACGGTCTGGACGGCGCTGCGGCTGCTCACCCACCCCACGCACTTGCACACCGCCATGGCAGAGCAGGAGGAGTGGCTCGTGGGGAAGGAGGAACAGATCGACTACGACGTGCTCCAGCAGATGGGCTTCCTGCATCGCTGCATCAAGGAGGCGATGAGGCTGCATCCGGTGACGCAGATGATCCTCCGGCGTGCGCGCAGGGGCTTCGCCGTGCGCGCCAAAGAAGGCGGTGAGTACAGCGTCCCAGCCGGAAGGTTGCTGGCGAGTCCCCTGGTGGTCAACAACCTGCTTCCCTACGTCTACAAGGACCCCCACGTTTTTGACCCGGACCGGTTCGCCGCCGGGAGAGCAGAAGACaagggcggcgccggagccggcgatCTGGCGTACGTAGCGTTCGGCGCCgggaagcatgcatgcatgggcgaGGGCTATGCCTACCAGCAGATAAAAGTGATACTGAGCCATCTGCTGAGGAAATTTGAGCTCAAACTAGAGTCTCCTTTCCCTGAACCTGAGAACATGCTGTCAATGAGACCCAGAGGTGAAGTAATGGTGAGCTATAGGAGAAGTGAGTGA
- the LOC102708591 gene encoding coiled-coil domain-containing protein 130 — protein sequence MSSLAAARADNFYYPPEWSPKKGGLNKFHGQHALRERARKLDQGILIIRFEMPFNIWCGGCNSMIAKGVRFNAEKKQVGNYYSTKIWSFTMKSPCCKQEIVIQTDPKNTEYVIISGAQRKTEDYDVEDAETLLLPADEERDKLADPMYKLEHQEEDLRKKKEAEPVLVRLQRLSDSRHSDDYALNRALRDRLRSQKKRVAEERKSARKMGLGVRLLPPSAEDATAAAYVKFASKFEKSRRDKRAAIKAASIFPESSSSTSKNKLDLALKRRNIKAGAASALMAGRVKPSSWQSTSSGSSRTAMPIMATRK from the exons ATG TCGTCCCTCGCCGCGGCAAGGGCGGATAACTTCTACTACCCTCCGGAATGGAGCCCAAAGAAG GGTGGGCTCAACAAGTTCCATGGACAACATGCTCTCAGGGAGCGGGCGAGGAAGCTGGACCAGGGCATACTGATTATAAG ATTCGAGATGCCATTCAATATTTGGTGTGGTGGATGCAACTCCATGATAGCGAAGGGAGTGAGGTTTAATGCTGAGAAGAAACAAGTTGGGAATTATTACTCTACCAAG ATATGGAGCTTCACCATGAAATCACCATGCTGCAAACAAGAAATTGTTATACAAACAGACCCAAAAAATACCGAGTATGTTATAATCAGTGGAGCTCAGCGAAAGACTGAAGATTATGATGTGGAAGATGCAGAGACACTGCTGCTACCTGCAGATGAAG AAAGAGACAAGCTTGCAGATCCCATGTATAAACTTGAACACCAGGAAGAGGATCttagaaagaagaaagaagctGAACCAGTTTTAGTTCGCCTTCAACGACTTTCTGATAGCAGGCATTCTGACGACTATGCTCTTAACAGAGCCCTTCGTGATCGTCTTAGG AGCCAAAAGAAGAGAGTTGCTGAAGAGAGAAAATCAGCTAGAAAGATGGGTCTAGGGGTACGGCTTTTACCACCCTCTGCAGAAGATGCCACGGCAGCGGCTTATGTGAAGTTTGCGTCAAAATTTGAGAAGAGCAGAAGGGACAAAAGAGCAGCCATTAAGGCTGCTTCCATCTTCCCGGAGTCATCAAGCTCAACTTCAAAGAACAAGCTGGACCTTGCACTGAAGAGGCGGAATATAAAAGCTGGTGCTGCCTCAGCGCTGATGGCGGGGAGGGTGAAGCCTTCGTCATGGCAGAGCACATCTTCTGGAAGCTCAAGAACTGCAATGCCGATCATGGCAACACGCAAGTAG